From Methanobrevibacter sp., the proteins below share one genomic window:
- a CDS encoding F420-nonreducing hydrogenase, which produces MADKVKIGTMWFGGCSGCHLSIADFHESLIDVMEFADFEFSPVLMDTKYDEVPDLDIIIVEGGIRNDENRELSEMLNEKSNMVIAYGTCSCYGGIPGLGNLWTVEELEEEAYINSVSTVNPDGVIPHEDVPHLESRVRPIGETMDIDLMIPGCPPRSDVVAEAVLTLLKGETIELPSTNLCEVCPREKPPAGLAMDFIKRQFEIGAPEPDLCLISQGLICMGPATVSLCGAECPSIGIQCRGCYGPTAKVLDQGAKMISAIASDYGVQEDKTVDPETVADQLDDIVGTFYTYTLPAALVPIKMQKGGE; this is translated from the coding sequence ATGGCAGATAAAGTTAAAATAGGAACTATGTGGTTTGGTGGATGTTCCGGTTGTCACTTATCCATTGCAGATTTCCACGAATCTTTAATTGATGTTATGGAATTCGCTGATTTCGAATTCTCTCCTGTGCTCATGGATACTAAGTATGATGAAGTGCCTGATTTAGACATTATCATTGTTGAAGGTGGAATCAGAAACGATGAAAACAGAGAATTATCTGAAATGTTAAATGAAAAATCTAACATGGTAATTGCTTACGGAACTTGTTCATGTTACGGTGGTATTCCAGGTCTTGGAAACTTATGGACTGTTGAAGAATTAGAAGAAGAAGCATATATTAACTCAGTATCTACTGTAAACCCTGATGGTGTTATTCCACACGAAGATGTACCACATCTCGAAAGCAGAGTAAGACCTATTGGTGAAACTATGGATATCGATTTAATGATTCCAGGTTGTCCACCTCGTTCAGATGTTGTAGCAGAAGCTGTTTTAACATTATTAAAAGGAGAAACAATTGAATTACCTTCCACTAACCTTTGTGAAGTATGTCCTAGAGAAAAACCACCTGCTGGTTTAGCTATGGATTTCATTAAAAGACAATTTGAAATTGGTGCTCCTGAACCTGATTTATGTTTAATTAGTCAAGGTTTAATCTGTATGGGTCCTGCAACAGTGTCCTTATGTGGAGCAGAATGTCCTTCTATTGGTATCCAATGTAGAGGATGTTACGGTCCTACTGCTAAAGTATTAGATCAAGGAGCAAAAATGATCAGTGCAATTGCATCTGACTACGGTGTACAAGAAGATAAAACCGTTGATCCTGAAACTGTAGCTGATCAATTAGATGATATTGTAGGTACTTTCTACACTTACACATTACCTGCAGCTTTAGTACCTATAAAAATGCAGAAAGGAGGAGAATAA
- a CDS encoding Ni/Fe hydrogenase subunit alpha: MVKLTMEPVTRIEGHAKITVHLDDAGNVEETRLHVMEFRGFEKFLQGRPVEELARIVPRICGICDVQHHLAAAKAVDQIFGFDDYEILPAAYRMREIMNWGSYMHSHALHFYFLAAPDLIIPNGTRKTRNVFQVIKDMPELALQAINIRRNGLEIVRKIGGRPIHPTSSTPGGISTELDDDTQKDLLNRAKENVELAQATLDLAIPVFEENIDLISSLGNFGDTRHCGIVKPDGTWDVYNGNVRFRDKDGSDLLEYRNEEYTDIVAEHVKPYSWLKFPYIKELGYPEGIYRVAPLSRINVCDQMPKEAPLAQEALKAFRDAFGYAQAPLLFNYARLIELLASAECAAAALEEDLSGQKFPDELERTEGSGVGIVEAPRGTLIHHYESDDNGLTTKANIVVATIQNNPAMEMGIHQVAKDYIKPGVEVDDKIFNLMEMVIRAYDPCLSCATHSMDSQMRLAEVDIVDSEGNLIKKF; this comes from the coding sequence ATGGTTAAACTTACTATGGAGCCTGTTACTCGTATTGAAGGACACGCTAAAATTACTGTGCATCTCGATGATGCTGGTAACGTTGAAGAAACAAGATTACACGTTATGGAATTCAGAGGATTCGAAAAGTTCTTACAAGGTCGTCCTGTAGAAGAATTAGCAAGAATCGTACCAAGAATCTGTGGTATCTGTGATGTACAACACCACTTAGCAGCAGCAAAAGCAGTTGACCAAATTTTCGGTTTTGATGATTACGAAATTTTACCTGCTGCATACAGAATGAGAGAAATAATGAACTGGGGTTCATACATGCACTCCCACGCACTTCATTTCTACTTCTTAGCTGCACCGGATTTAATTATTCCTAACGGAACCAGAAAAACTAGAAATGTTTTCCAAGTTATTAAAGATATGCCTGAATTAGCTCTTCAAGCTATTAACATCAGAAGAAACGGTTTAGAAATTGTTAGAAAAATTGGTGGTCGTCCAATTCACCCAACTTCTTCCACTCCTGGTGGTATTTCTACCGAATTAGATGATGACACTCAAAAAGATTTACTCAACAGAGCAAAAGAAAATGTTGAATTAGCTCAAGCTACTTTAGATTTAGCTATTCCAGTATTTGAAGAAAACATTGACTTAATCTCATCCTTAGGTAACTTTGGTGATACCAGACACTGTGGTATTGTAAAACCTGACGGAACTTGGGATGTATATAACGGTAATGTAAGATTCAGAGACAAAGACGGAAGTGACCTTTTAGAATACAGAAATGAAGAGTACACTGACATTGTTGCTGAACACGTAAAACCTTACTCCTGGTTAAAATTCCCATACATTAAAGAATTAGGTTACCCTGAAGGTATCTACAGAGTAGCTCCATTATCCAGGATTAACGTTTGTGATCAAATGCCTAAAGAAGCACCTCTTGCTCAAGAAGCTCTTAAAGCTTTCCGTGACGCATTTGGATATGCTCAAGCACCATTATTATTCAACTATGCTAGACTCATTGAATTATTAGCATCTGCTGAATGTGCTGCTGCTGCATTAGAAGAAGATTTATCCGGTCAAAAATTCCCAGATGAATTGGAAAGAACTGAAGGTAGCGGTGTAGGTATTGTTGAAGCTCCTCGTGGTACTTTAATCCACCATTATGAATCTGATGACAATGGTTTAACCACTAAAGCTAACATTGTTGTTGCTACTATTCAAAACAACCCAGCTATGGAAATGGGTATTCATCAAGTTGCTAAAGATTACATCAAACCTGGCGTAGAAGTTGATGATAAAATCTTTAACTTAATGGAAATGGTTATCAGAGCTTACGACCCATGTTTATCTTGTGCTACTCACTCAATGGATAGTCAAATGAGATTAGCTGAAGTAGATATTGTAGACAGTGAAGGAAACCTCATTAAAAAATTCTAA
- a CDS encoding hydrogenase iron-sulfur subunit translates to MADDIKIVMFCCNWCSYGGADTAGTARMQYPPNIRVIRVMCSGRIDPQFVLKAFKEGADGVFVAGCHMGDCHYDAGNYKLDRRMRLIYKLVDDMGIGKERLHHDWISASEGEKFSESVKMMVNRIKELGPAPLNKQLNAEG, encoded by the coding sequence ATGGCTGATGATATAAAAATTGTAATGTTTTGTTGCAACTGGTGTTCCTATGGAGGAGCAGACACAGCAGGTACTGCAAGGATGCAATACCCACCGAATATTAGAGTTATTCGTGTAATGTGTTCTGGAAGAATTGACCCACAATTTGTTTTAAAAGCATTTAAAGAAGGTGCTGACGGTGTATTTGTAGCTGGATGTCACATGGGTGACTGCCACTATGATGCTGGTAATTACAAATTAGATCGTAGAATGAGATTAATTTATAAATTAGTTGATGATATGGGAATTGGAAAAGAAAGACTTCACCACGACTGGATTTCTGCATCCGAAGGTGAAAAATTCTCAGAATCTGTTAAAATGATGGTTAACAGAATCAAAGAATTAGGTCCAGCTCCATTGAATAAACAATTAAATGCTGAAGGATAA